One Setaria viridis chromosome 3, Setaria_viridis_v4.0, whole genome shotgun sequence DNA window includes the following coding sequences:
- the LOC117850237 gene encoding protein NUCLEAR FUSION DEFECTIVE 4: MAGGGEVSMCTPAFARRVVQSRWFVVFASIVVMAASGSTYIFALYSKVLRSKLGYNQETLNKLSFFKDLGTNVGVISGLVQQVAPTWAVLLIGAGMNLAGYLMIYLALTGRTAAPPVWLMCFYICFGANALTFSNTGALVACVKNFPESRGIVIGLLKSFVGLSGAIYTQLYLAIYGDDAASLVLLVAWLPAAFNIFTVYTIRVLPYARRRADGDGKAYNTPFYHFLYLSIALAAYLLVMIVVQKQVRFSHAAYIVTSTALLIILFSPAGVVVREEYKAASQLEESLQHPPAIAVEEPKAATATEKDDGEASPPLCAGGGMGCITNMFRPPALGEDYSIMQALVSVEMLVLFVISVFGIGGTLTAIDNMAQIGQSLGYPAKSINTFVSLISIWNYAGRAGAGYISEFLLARYRFPRPLALTAVLLVSCIGHLLIAFGVPHALYAASVIIGFCFGAQWPLLFAIISEVFGLKYYSSLFNFGSAASPAGAYVLNVIVTGRMYDAEATRQHDGVAAVGDKICKGVVCFKRPFLIITAVTFAGAIVSLVLVWRTRNFYRGDIYAKFKVAPVANADGNSDGSVEMAEASSSEEKSKKKKEVVNEDLY; this comes from the coding sequence atggccggcgggggcgaggtTTCCATGTGCACGCCGGCGTTCGCGCGGCGGGTGGTGCAGAGCCGGTGGTTCGTGGTGTTCGCCTCGATCGTGGTGATGGCGGCGTCCGGCTCCACCTACATCTTCGCGCTCTACTCTAAGGTGCTCCGCTCCAAGCTGGGCTACAACCAGGAGACCCTCAACAAGCTCTCCTTCTTCAAGGACCTCGGCACCAACGTCGGCGTCATCTCCGGCCTCGTCCAGCAGGTGGCCCCCACGTGGGCCGTGCTGCTCATCGGCGCCGGCATGAACCTGGCAGGGTACCTCATGATCTACCTCGCCCTCACGGgccgcacggcggcgccgcccgtgtGGCTCATGTGCTTCTACATCTGCTTCGGCGCCAACGCGCTCACCTTCTCAAACACCGGCGCGCTCGTCGCCTGCGTCAAGAACTTCCCGGAGAGCCGCGGCATCGTCATCGGTCTCCTCAAGTCCTTCGTCGGCCTCAGCGGCGCCATCTACACGCAGCTCTACCTCGCCATCTACGGCGACGACGCCGCCtcgctcgtcctcctcgtcgcctgGCTCCCCGCCGCTTTCAACATCTTCACCGTCTACACCATCCGCGTCCTGCCctacgcccgccgccgcgccgacggcgacggcaaggCGTACAACACGCCCTTCTACCACTTCCTCTACCTCTCCATCGCCCTCGCCGCCTACCTCCTCGTCATGATAGTGGTGCAGAAGCAGGTCCGCTTCTCCCACGCCGCCTACATCGTCACCTCCACGGCGCtgctcatcatcctcttcagccccgccggcgtcgtcgtcagGGAGGAGTACAAAGCCGCCTCCCAGCTCGAGGAGTCGCTCCAGCacccgccggccatcgccgtcgAGGAGCCAAAGGCGGCGACCGCTACCGAGAAGGACGATGGCGAGGCATCGCCGCCCTtgtgcgccggcggcgggatgggCTGCATCACCAACATGTTCAGGCCGCCGGCGCTGGGCGAGGACTACTCCATCATGCAGGCGCTGGTGAGCGTGGAGATGCTGGTGCTCTTCGTCATCTCCGTTTTCGGCATCGGCGGCACGCTGACGGCGATCGACAACATGGCCCAGATCGGGCAGTCCCTGGGCTACCCTGCCAAGAGCATCAACACCTTCGTCTCCCTCATCAGCATCTGGAACTACGccgggcgcgccggcgccggctacATCTCGGAGTTCCTCCTCGCCCGGTACCGGTTCCCGCGGCCGCTGGCGCTCACCGCCGTGCTCCTCGTCTCCTGCATCGGCCACCTCCTCATCGCCTTCGGCGTGCCGCACGCGCTCTACGCCGCCTCGGTCATCATCGGCTTCTGCTTCGGCGCGCAGTGGCCGCTGCTCTTCGCCATCATCTCCGAGGTCTTCGGCCTCAAGTACTACTCCTCGCTCTTCAACTTCggctccgccgccagccccgccgGAGCCTACGTGCTCAACGTCATCGTCACGGGGCGCATGTACGACGCCGAGGCCACCAGGCAGCACGACGGCGTCGCGGCCGTCGGGGACAAGATCTGCAAGGGGGTGGTGTGCTTCAAGAGACCCTTCCTCATCATCACCGCCGTTACCTTCGCCGGAGCGATCGTGTCGCTGGTGCTGGTGTGGAGGACCAGGAACTT